The Desulfatitalea tepidiphila genome window below encodes:
- a CDS encoding DM13 domain-containing protein has translation MTQSFWMTQILSAMMLIIGAAGLAGATDMMKDNPMLGMLTGTMDHHASGKVTLNQDMKGHTTLTLSDIKIDKIPDGYVFLAKDGDWRKGVELGMLKKFTGTVSFDLPMGVEAGDYDTVVIWCKKYKVEIGRAGLSDTMMK, from the coding sequence ATGACACAATCATTTTGGATGACTCAAATTCTATCGGCGATGATGCTGATCATAGGCGCTGCCGGCCTTGCCGGTGCGACGGACATGATGAAAGATAACCCCATGCTAGGCATGCTGACAGGTACCATGGACCACCACGCCAGCGGTAAAGTTACACTGAACCAGGACATGAAGGGCCACACGACTTTAACGCTCAGCGACATAAAGATCGACAAGATTCCGGACGGTTATGTCTTCCTGGCCAAAGACGGCGACTGGCGCAAGGGTGTGGAGCTTGGCATGCTCAAGAAGTTCACGGGTACGGTCTCCTTCGATCTGCCCATGGGCGTAGAAGCCGGTGACTACGATACTGTTGTCATCTGGTGCAAGAAGTATAAGGTCGAAATCGGTCGGGCCGGCCTGTCCGATACGATGATGAAGTAG
- the msrB gene encoding peptide-methionine (R)-S-oxide reductase MsrB → MKLSSIITAIAALAIFFLGYAMLSSATGKSDTRDRKTGAEMKARSAFFAGGCFWCTESDFEKVPGVIEVISGYTGGHVANPTYKQVSSGGTGHVEAVKVVYDPGRIDYAALLAHFWRHVDPTDPGGQFVDRGAQYRSAIFYADEIEHRLAESSKRDLASTGRFEKPIVTDILPLGPFYAAEPYHQNYYKNNPLRYHYYRSRSGRDQFLEKAWADAQPPSSTKQSYQKPDPEELRRRLSPLQYKVTQKEGTEPPFDNLYWNNHREGIYVDIVSSEPLFSSTDKYDSGTGWPSFTRPLEPDNITEKTDHAFLVVRTEVRSKHADSHLGHVFKDGPQPTGLRYCINSAALRFIPKEDLQKEGYEQYRSLFR, encoded by the coding sequence ATGAAACTATCATCTATCATCACTGCCATCGCTGCTTTGGCGATCTTCTTCCTGGGCTATGCGATGCTTTCCAGTGCAACCGGTAAGAGCGATACCCGCGATCGTAAAACAGGAGCTGAAATGAAAGCCAGGAGTGCCTTCTTTGCAGGCGGTTGTTTCTGGTGCACGGAATCTGATTTTGAGAAAGTACCCGGCGTCATCGAGGTCATATCCGGTTACACCGGCGGTCATGTCGCCAACCCAACCTATAAGCAGGTGTCATCCGGCGGCACGGGACATGTGGAAGCAGTTAAAGTTGTCTACGATCCCGGTCGCATCGATTATGCCGCATTGTTGGCGCACTTCTGGCGCCATGTGGACCCTACCGACCCTGGGGGGCAGTTTGTGGATCGCGGCGCGCAGTATCGCAGCGCCATATTCTATGCCGACGAAATCGAACATCGCCTGGCGGAGTCATCGAAACGGGACCTCGCCTCCACCGGCCGCTTCGAAAAGCCCATCGTCACCGACATTCTACCCCTGGGCCCCTTCTACGCAGCCGAGCCGTATCACCAGAATTACTATAAAAATAATCCCCTGCGCTATCATTACTATCGTTCCCGTTCCGGACGCGATCAATTCCTGGAAAAGGCCTGGGCCGACGCTCAACCCCCATCATCCACCAAACAAAGCTACCAGAAACCGGATCCGGAAGAGCTGCGCCGGCGGCTCTCCCCACTGCAGTACAAGGTGACCCAAAAAGAGGGCACCGAACCGCCCTTCGACAATCTCTACTGGAACAATCACCGTGAAGGCATCTATGTGGACATCGTCTCGAGCGAGCCACTGTTCAGCTCCACGGATAAATACGACTCTGGAACGGGCTGGCCAAGTTTTACGCGCCCCCTCGAACCCGACAACATAACGGAGAAGACCGACCACGCGTTCTTGGTGGTGCGCACCGAGGTGCGCAGTAAGCACGCCGATTCCCATCTCGGCCATGTGTTTAAGGACGGTCCACAACCCACCGGGTTGCGCTACTGCATCAATTCGGCGGCCCTTCGGTTCATTCCCAAGGAAGATCTGCAAAAAGAAGGCTACGAACAGTATCGATCTCTGTTTCGTTGA
- a CDS encoding ATP-binding protein: MRRYLILKLLAITMVVIIFVVVVVWLAIDTLAASYFVTLMEKYHISPEPAHAMFIDAVHRYLLWAFTGAVLLAVTLSYVLMRKVLTPLTRMTGITRDIAAGDFSARVPAGSRDEVGQLARAFNRMAADLDKLENLRRKLMIDVAHELRTPLTNIRGYLEAIDDGVLPSSPETIALLQSEALRLASLVEDVLQLAKADAARGRLRIEPIDARQAIETAVESFRPEFDRKAIAVKVTAPPETLMMWADRNAVGRILRNLTDNAVRYTPPGASVAIDLAAVDNHTVFRFSNPAGALLPEDLPFLFERFYRGEKSRSREHGGAGIGLALVKELVEAHNGTVNAKLTGGRICFRIALPTLPTDPII; encoded by the coding sequence ATGCGCAGGTACCTGATCCTCAAATTATTGGCCATCACCATGGTGGTCATCATTTTTGTGGTGGTGGTGGTTTGGTTGGCCATCGATACCCTGGCAGCCAGCTATTTCGTCACCCTGATGGAAAAGTACCATATCTCGCCCGAACCGGCCCACGCGATGTTCATTGACGCGGTGCACCGTTACCTGTTGTGGGCCTTCACAGGGGCCGTCCTGTTGGCAGTGACCCTCAGCTATGTATTGATGCGCAAGGTCCTGACACCTCTGACTCGCATGACAGGTATCACTCGCGATATCGCGGCAGGTGATTTCAGCGCCCGCGTACCGGCCGGCAGCCGGGACGAAGTCGGGCAACTGGCCAGGGCCTTCAACCGGATGGCCGCCGACCTGGACAAGCTCGAAAACCTGCGACGCAAATTGATGATCGATGTGGCGCATGAATTGCGAACCCCGCTGACCAATATCCGCGGATACCTGGAAGCGATCGACGACGGCGTGCTTCCCTCCTCGCCCGAAACGATCGCGCTGCTGCAAAGCGAAGCCTTGCGTCTGGCCTCATTGGTGGAGGATGTACTGCAACTGGCCAAAGCCGATGCGGCCAGAGGTCGGTTGCGAATCGAGCCCATCGACGCACGTCAGGCGATCGAGACAGCCGTGGAGAGTTTCCGCCCCGAATTCGATCGTAAAGCGATAGCCGTAAAAGTCACGGCTCCGCCCGAAACCTTGATGATGTGGGCCGATCGCAACGCCGTGGGCCGCATTTTGAGAAACCTCACCGACAACGCCGTCCGGTATACGCCCCCGGGCGCGTCGGTCGCCATCGACCTCGCTGCGGTCGACAACCATACCGTCTTCCGATTCAGCAACCCGGCCGGTGCGCTGTTGCCCGAAGACCTGCCCTTTCTCTTTGAACGCTTCTACCGCGGCGAAAAATCGCGCTCGCGCGAGCACGGCGGAGCCGGCATCGGCCTGGCCCTGGTCAAAGAACTGGTAGAAGCCCACAACGGTACGGTGAACGCGAAGCTCACCGGCGGGCGCATTTGCTTCCGCATCGCACTGCCGACCCTGCCCACCGACCCCATCATCTGA
- a CDS encoding winged helix-turn-helix domain-containing protein, whose protein sequence is MPPKVIAHGDLILDLENRRLTICGKTVELTPHEYALLKALASRPGRTYTRDELLARLYPAGDTVVVDRVVDVHIGKLRQKIEPRLSSPTYIITVRGIGYRFADRASVNSPDDRCAGT, encoded by the coding sequence ATGCCCCCTAAGGTTATCGCCCATGGCGACCTCATCCTGGATTTGGAAAACCGGCGCCTGACCATTTGCGGCAAAACGGTGGAGCTCACACCACATGAATACGCACTGCTCAAAGCCCTCGCCTCCCGACCCGGACGCACCTACACGCGCGACGAGCTGCTGGCACGCCTCTATCCGGCCGGTGACACGGTAGTCGTTGATCGGGTGGTGGATGTCCACATCGGCAAGCTCAGACAGAAGATCGAGCCCCGGCTTTCAAGCCCAACCTACATCATCACGGTGCGCGGTATCGGTTATCGCTTTGCCGACCGAGCATCCGTTAACTCCCCGGACGATCGATGCGCAGGTACCTGA
- a CDS encoding polysaccharide deacetylase family protein, which translates to MIQTVKKKPPRLSPAETAGIGAVFLALLLLPFDARIAVVPLVLFFLLCMVAPFLPGFGFFLPVISRGRTDRPVVALTFDDGPNPNSTPFLLDLLDRHQAAATFFVNGRTARRHPDLIREIVARGHTIGNHSYSHDNFVMFKRPRTLIREIEATQRVLRRHGVVPLLFRPPVGVTSPRLCNAMEATGMVVVNFSRRAADMGNRRVHRLAERILKRLRPGDIIMLHDIPPATEALCEEWRRQVEAVMAGIRQRGLVVVPLEQLIDRPVMKIV; encoded by the coding sequence TTGATTCAAACGGTCAAAAAAAAACCTCCCCGCCTGTCGCCGGCCGAAACGGCCGGTATCGGCGCGGTGTTCTTAGCCTTGCTGCTGCTGCCGTTCGATGCGCGCATCGCCGTTGTGCCCCTGGTCCTGTTTTTTCTCCTGTGCATGGTTGCCCCCTTTCTGCCCGGCTTCGGCTTTTTTCTGCCCGTCATCAGTCGGGGACGCACCGACCGGCCCGTGGTGGCCCTCACCTTCGATGACGGACCGAACCCGAACTCGACGCCATTCCTGCTCGACCTGCTCGACCGCCACCAGGCCGCTGCAACCTTTTTCGTCAACGGCCGCACGGCCCGCCGCCATCCCGATCTCATTCGAGAGATCGTGGCGCGCGGACACACCATCGGCAACCACTCTTACAGCCATGACAACTTCGTGATGTTCAAGCGCCCGCGCACCCTGATCCGCGAAATCGAAGCCACCCAGCGGGTTTTGCGCCGTCACGGCGTCGTCCCGCTGCTGTTCCGACCGCCGGTGGGCGTCACCAGCCCGCGGCTGTGCAACGCCATGGAGGCCACCGGAATGGTCGTCGTCAATTTCAGCCGGCGCGCGGCCGACATGGGCAATCGGCGGGTGCACCGCCTGGCCGAGCGCATCCTCAAACGCCTGCGCCCGGGCGACATCATCATGCTGCACGACATCCCGCCGGCCACCGAGGCCCTCTGCGAGGAGTGGCGCCGCCAGGTCGAAGCGGTGATGGCCGGCATTCGCCAGAGGGGCCTGGTCGTCGTGCCGCTGGAGCAGCTCATCGACCGGCCGGTGATGAAAATAGTTTAA